A genomic window from Paenibacillus sp. FSL K6-0276 includes:
- the fliB gene encoding flagellin lysine-N-methylase: MNKHVLMPTYMKDFACIGSECEDSCCTGWQVTLDKKSYKEYKNLKHPQLSKTLQHSMKRNKSDAASSANYASFHLDQHGRCPMLNEQNLCGIQLNFGEKMLSPTCKTYPRVVNLVDETYEMSAKLSCPEIARLVLLNKEKMECEEFEFTLDPSWSMLGVIDTHNPKLAERYFWNIRVFTIDVLQNRNWSIEDRLVFLGLFIQKLEQLLAQNRIEHIPDLIHEYIDKMESPDIQSSLDMIKGNVKMQMHIIMHFVSLRAKLGVSSERYVSIFSDMLSGFGLDQGDTIDVNLLEQQYLSNYKMYYEPFMSDHSYMLENYLVNHVFESMFPRSGDSLFSDYILMAVIYMMVRIHLVGISGHYKGLNEEIVIKVVQSFNRETMHSSNYLEMIKTYFKENEFDSLAHIVAILSTRVAE; encoded by the coding sequence AAAAAGTCTTATAAAGAATACAAAAATTTAAAACATCCTCAATTGTCAAAAACACTTCAGCACAGTATGAAACGCAATAAGAGTGATGCCGCATCTTCAGCTAATTATGCTAGCTTTCATTTAGATCAGCACGGACGTTGTCCAATGCTTAATGAACAGAATTTATGTGGTATTCAATTAAATTTCGGGGAAAAAATGCTCTCTCCCACTTGTAAAACGTATCCAAGAGTTGTAAATCTAGTAGATGAAACTTATGAGATGTCGGCGAAATTGTCTTGTCCTGAAATCGCAAGATTAGTTTTGTTGAATAAAGAGAAGATGGAGTGCGAAGAATTTGAGTTTACATTAGATCCATCGTGGTCCATGCTAGGCGTTATTGATACCCATAATCCTAAATTGGCGGAGCGCTACTTTTGGAATATTAGAGTGTTCACCATCGATGTTCTACAGAATAGAAATTGGTCTATTGAGGATCGGTTAGTTTTTCTAGGGCTGTTTATTCAGAAATTGGAGCAATTATTAGCGCAGAATCGTATTGAGCATATACCTGATCTAATTCATGAGTATATTGATAAGATGGAGTCCCCTGACATACAATCTAGTTTGGATATGATCAAAGGTAACGTTAAGATGCAGATGCATATCATTATGCATTTTGTGTCACTTCGTGCCAAATTAGGGGTCTCTAGCGAAAGATATGTTTCGATTTTTTCTGACATGTTGTCGGGATTTGGCTTAGATCAAGGTGATACGATTGATGTTAATCTACTAGAACAACAATATTTGAGTAATTATAAAATGTATTATGAGCCTTTTATGAGTGATCACTCTTACATGCTAGAGAACTATTTGGTGAATCATGTTTTTGAGAGTATGTTCCCAAGAAGTGGTGATTCGTTGTTCTCTGATTATATATTAATGGCGGTTATTTATATGATGGTTCGAATTCATTTGGTTGGGATATCAGGACACTACAAGGGATTAAACGAGGAGATCGTAATCAAAGTAGTACAGTCTTTTAATCGGGAGACTATGCATAGTTCTAATTATTTAGAGATGATCAAAACATACTTTAAAGAGAATGAGTTTGATTCGTTGGCTCATATTGTAGCAATCTTAAGTACTAGAGTCGCTGAGTAA